GATGCGCAGCTGCTGCTGGCCCTCTACAACCCGTTCCCCGAAGACGCCATCGCCGACCTGTCGTTCGCCACCAACGAGGGACGGGCGGCGCCGGCCGACTTCCAGGGGATCGTGGTGCCCGCCGGTCGAGTGGTGGTGCGCGACATCGGTGAGCACGTGCGCCGCCGCGACACAGTGGCGACCGAGGTGCGGTTGCGAAGCGGGCGGCTGGTGGCCGACCAACTGCTCAACCGCACCGCGCCCGGCCAGGCCGGCGTGGCGCTGCGGCTCGGGGCGTCGGCTCCCGCCTTGGAGTGGTACTTCCCCGACGGCTACTACACCGACGGCATCGTCGAGGAGTACGCCGTGTTCAATCCCACCGACGCCGAGGCGCTGGTCGACGTGGAGGTCACGCTCGACGAAGGCGCGGCCGAGCCGTTCGAGCTGACGGTGCCGCCCCACGGCCGCGTCAGCGTCACAGCCCACGCGGAGGAGCGGCTGCCCAAGAACGTGGGGCGCGCCGTCGTCGTGCGGTCGGTGAACAACGTGCCGGTGGTGGCGGAACGGTCGGTGGCGGCGGCCGCGCCCGCGCCCCGGAGCGGACGCAGCGGCCTGCTGGGCGCCACCCGGACGGCGCGGGTGTGGGCGTTCGCCTACGGGGCGGCCACGCCGACGTCGGACGAGTGGATCATCGTGTTCAACCCGAGCGACCGGGAGACGACGGTGTCGATCACGGCGTTGGCGGACGGGCGCATGCTGCCGGTCGAGGGGTTGCAGGGCGTCATCATCGCCCCGGGCCGGCGCCAGGGCTTCCGGCTCAACGAGCACGTGCAGCGGCCCGCGCTGCCGTTGGTGGTGCGGTCGTCGGAGCGGGTCGTCGTGCAACGCGACGTATTCACCGTGGGCGGCCCCGGCATCGCCGACGCCATGGGCATCCCGCTCGACTAACGGTCCCGGTCGCGCTCCCGAGCCTGTTCGGCCTGCTGTTCCTGCATGGCCTTGAGGATGGCTTCGAAGATCTTGGCGGCGTCGGCGTCGAGGTGGTCGCGGGCACGCAGCAGCATGAGGCCGCCGAGGTAGACGGGCGGCGTGACGATGAGGAACGCCGTGCGCAGGTTGTCGTCGAAGGCGCCCGACAGGGCGAACACGACGAGGGGCGCGGCGGC
This DNA window, taken from Acidimicrobiales bacterium, encodes the following:
- a CDS encoding DUF5719 family protein, whose translation is MRRFPVIGLIVALVAAGIVVDRLVDRPAPEPVSEVSASGTPTAAGASALSSTWYCAGGASNPASPYNGGLTVANPTDRDVTGTVSIVSDQGATASVPITVKASAAVTLEYGQSMAPAYVAATVDLDSGQVVVEHWVASAAGRSVAPCASRASTSWFFADGATARDAQLLLALYNPFPEDAIADLSFATNEGRAAPADFQGIVVPAGRVVVRDIGEHVRRRDTVATEVRLRSGRLVADQLLNRTAPGQAGVALRLGASAPALEWYFPDGYYTDGIVEEYAVFNPTDAEALVDVEVTLDEGAAEPFELTVPPHGRVSVTAHAEERLPKNVGRAVVVRSVNNVPVVAERSVAAAAPAPRSGRSGLLGATRTARVWAFAYGAATPTSDEWIIVFNPSDRETTVSITALADGRMLPVEGLQGVIIAPGRRQGFRLNEHVQRPALPLVVRSSERVVVQRDVFTVGGPGIADAMGIPLD